In Campylobacter sp. 2014D-0216, the following proteins share a genomic window:
- a CDS encoding AtpZ/AtpI family protein: MNKRQKIIRKSIEAADGLSLGISMVVAVLIGVGIGYFLKNLTGINWLFWLGVFIGVAAAILNVYKAYKAQVQSYEEFKDENRYKDLKNDPKA; encoded by the coding sequence ATGAATAAAAGACAAAAAATCATTCGTAAAAGCATAGAAGCTGCAGATGGACTAAGCCTTGGTATATCCATGGTGGTAGCTGTTTTAATCGGGGTTGGTATAGGATATTTTTTAAAAAATTTAACCGGCATAAACTGGCTTTTTTGGCTTGGAGTTTTTATAGGGGTTGCAGCAGCAATTTTAAATGTTTATAAAGCTTATAAGGCACAAGTGCAAAGCTATGAAGAATTTAAAGATGAAAATCGCTACAAAGATTTAAAAAATGATCCTAAAGCCTAA
- the lepB gene encoding signal peptidase I, translated as MNFLKKIYKFTQSWTGTLVVVLLIIFFFIQAFTIPSGSMKNTLLVGDFLFVKKFSYGIPTPHIPWVEVPVLPDFNKNGHLISSEGPKRGDIVVFRYPHEPKIHYVKRCVAKGGDEIVFANKTLYVRMVEGDEYMKDYYPNKTKIIGGKLYVKEPFIEKGIHYDARVDIESVFFRYLNLGQFAMKPVSFNELGENNIYGFNAYYYKVPENEYFMMGDNRDHSSDSRFWGSVDYKFIVGQPWFIYFSWDENKKVRWERVGRLVETIEKDERFIHHNESDIEALE; from the coding sequence ATGAATTTTTTGAAAAAAATCTATAAATTCACTCAGTCTTGGACAGGGACTTTAGTAGTTGTTTTATTGATTATATTTTTCTTTATTCAAGCTTTTACTATACCAAGTGGCTCTATGAAAAATACTTTGCTGGTAGGGGATTTTTTGTTTGTTAAAAAATTCTCTTATGGTATTCCAACTCCACATATTCCTTGGGTAGAAGTGCCTGTTTTGCCTGATTTTAACAAAAATGGGCATTTAATCAGTAGCGAAGGTCCAAAAAGAGGGGATATAGTAGTGTTTAGATATCCTCATGAGCCAAAAATTCACTACGTTAAAAGGTGTGTAGCTAAAGGCGGTGATGAAATAGTTTTTGCAAATAAAACCTTGTATGTGCGTATGGTTGAGGGTGATGAATATATGAAAGATTATTACCCTAATAAAACAAAAATCATCGGTGGAAAACTTTATGTCAAAGAACCTTTTATAGAAAAAGGAATTCATTATGATGCTAGAGTGGATATAGAGAGTGTGTTTTTTCGTTATCTAAATCTAGGTCAATTTGCTATGAAGCCTGTATCATTTAACGAACTAGGAGAAAATAATATTTATGGTTTTAATGCATACTACTATAAAGTACCTGAAAATGAATATTTCATGATGGGTGATAATCGCGATCACTCTAGCGATAGTAGATTTTGGGGAAGTGTAGATTATAAATTCATAGTAGGACAACCATGGTTTATTTATTTCTCATGGGATGAAAATAAAAAAGTAAGATGGGAAAGAGTAGGTCGTTTGGTTGAAACTATAGAAAAAGATGAGCGTTTTATCCATCATAATGAAAGCGATATAGAAGCTTTAGAGTAA
- a CDS encoding magnesium transporter CorA family protein, which yields MLSSTLEQITNNINISNAYYELDEFDIFMLDIAKISRNIFVFKDNQIFEYKNKTLNDFSSAEFVAILKEIIRIEKEKNNSIGLSIEKREELILEDKKVKNFLTKYFTLKVKLAKSYKTVSSLLEACKICHTKQQFIKKNLKAIILNLSNLERNIKDNITRLESIYTYINTIRSEKINQNIYFLSIMSAIFLPLNLIVGFFGMNTKNLFLSESENGTYYVLAMILAIFFILFLWYQMKDKKELDLDEFSIKKKKK from the coding sequence ATGCTAAGTAGCACTTTAGAGCAAATAACAAACAATATTAATATTTCAAATGCTTACTATGAATTAGATGAATTTGATATATTTATGTTAGATATTGCTAAAATTTCTAGAAATATTTTTGTATTTAAAGACAATCAAATTTTTGAATATAAAAATAAAACACTCAATGATTTTTCTAGTGCTGAATTTGTAGCTATTTTAAAAGAAATCATACGAATTGAAAAAGAAAAAAATAATAGCATTGGCTTATCAATAGAAAAAAGAGAAGAGTTGATCTTAGAAGATAAAAAGGTTAAAAATTTTCTAACTAAATATTTTACTTTAAAAGTCAAGCTTGCTAAAAGCTATAAAACAGTTTCTTCGCTTTTGGAAGCATGTAAAATTTGTCACACAAAGCAGCAGTTCATAAAGAAAAATTTAAAAGCAATTATATTAAATTTATCAAATCTTGAAAGAAATATTAAAGATAATATCACAAGATTAGAGAGTATTTATACTTACATTAATACGATAAGAAGTGAAAAAATCAATCAAAATATTTATTTTTTAAGTATTATGTCTGCGATTTTTTTACCTTTGAATTTAATCGTTGGTTTTTTTGGCATGAATACTAAAAATTTATTTTTATCTGAAAGTGAAAATGGAACTTACTATGTTTTAGCTATGATATTAGCTATATTTTTCATTTTATTTTTATGGTATCAAATGAAAGATAAAAAAGAATTAGATTTAGATGAATTTTCTATTAAAAAGAAAAAGAAGTAG
- a CDS encoding flagellar hook-length control protein FliK produces MITNISNNPNQFAKNETSKDNKSEKTDKKTSLDEALKNPFFSKGESGTKLPKDYVSQVDQKLQQLLNKLLEQIKTANKDPDLAIFKNQKDLNFAPNFANEVKKLQIELSKIPEFEKLLKMLDELVKPAKDIDNKNLSSLVKNSGVFLEAKLNHSLKEQNLPQSFFNLLSTIKSASSENLKKDISNLDLKNLDTTSTLKELIHILHAHKKENKTSLETTHYKTLFKLFDKIENFKNYINKNPNSISQEKLQNIANNFIKDLNKNLALINKELAKPENIKIQNTHILKDLSQNIKDFITLLKDIKNPKNTQEIKQEILDKTSKEEIEEAKTPQKNNHETKEVKNKEEILNNEKNIKTSKEDTPHNKNTLENTKEETKESQKNTEELIKNEAKNQNSQHNNAKLEDIFKSTSGKILLEDIFKQSVSKNLNFTQNIQEALLNSLNKELGSISRKLNEVLKALDPKNHEAKNSLDDIKHIEKKLELSIKDLGKITPKDSTEISSELQKDIKSTLLQVSNLAKNLDNETILNQTNRLIAQLEFNQLLSLANNSIHTFLPFFWDDLEKSNVVFKRGKKDKFYAQINLEFEKLGKINVFLSLSNDKYIDINMMVENIDFRKKLYERAHELKKALVKVGLLSSNFFISDIAKSKFQNQEEYNDFNMGFDTRA; encoded by the coding sequence ATGATAACTAATATCTCAAACAACCCAAACCAATTCGCAAAAAACGAAACAAGCAAAGACAACAAAAGCGAAAAAACAGACAAAAAAACCTCACTAGATGAAGCTTTAAAAAACCCTTTTTTCTCTAAAGGAGAAAGCGGGACTAAGCTTCCTAAAGATTATGTAAGTCAAGTTGATCAAAAATTACAACAACTACTCAATAAACTTTTAGAGCAAATTAAAACCGCAAACAAAGACCCTGATCTAGCCATTTTTAAAAACCAAAAAGATCTCAATTTTGCCCCTAATTTTGCCAATGAAGTAAAAAAACTCCAAATAGAACTTTCTAAAATTCCTGAATTTGAAAAATTATTAAAAATGCTAGATGAGCTTGTAAAGCCTGCTAAAGATATTGACAATAAAAACCTTTCATCATTGGTAAAAAATTCAGGCGTATTTTTAGAAGCAAAACTCAACCATTCTTTAAAGGAGCAAAACTTACCCCAAAGCTTTTTTAATCTTTTAAGCACAATCAAAAGCGCATCTAGTGAAAATTTAAAAAAAGATATAAGCAATTTAGATCTTAAAAATCTTGACACCACAAGTACATTAAAAGAACTAATTCACATTTTGCATGCACACAAGAAAGAAAATAAAACTTCCCTAGAAACTACTCACTACAAAACACTTTTTAAGTTGTTTGATAAAATTGAAAATTTTAAAAATTATATCAATAAAAACCCTAATTCGATCAGCCAAGAAAAACTTCAAAATATCGCCAACAACTTCATCAAAGATTTAAACAAAAATTTAGCCCTTATCAACAAAGAATTAGCCAAACCCGAAAATATAAAAATTCAAAATACGCATATTTTAAAAGATCTCAGTCAAAACATCAAAGATTTTATCACACTTTTAAAAGATATTAAAAATCCAAAAAATACACAAGAGATTAAACAAGAAATTCTTGACAAAACATCTAAAGAAGAAATAGAAGAGGCAAAAACACCTCAAAAAAACAACCACGAAACAAAAGAAGTCAAAAATAAAGAAGAAATTTTAAATAACGAAAAAAACATCAAAACCTCTAAAGAAGATACACCGCACAACAAAAACACTCTTGAAAACACAAAGGAAGAAACAAAAGAATCTCAAAAAAACACCGAAGAATTAATTAAAAATGAAGCTAAAAATCAAAACTCACAACATAATAATGCCAAATTAGAAGATATCTTTAAAAGTACTTCAGGTAAAATTTTACTAGAAGATATTTTCAAACAAAGTGTCAGTAAAAATCTTAATTTTACTCAAAACATCCAAGAAGCACTTTTAAATAGCCTCAACAAAGAACTTGGATCAATAAGTAGAAAACTCAATGAAGTGCTAAAAGCTCTAGATCCTAAAAACCATGAAGCAAAAAATTCTCTAGATGACATCAAACATATAGAAAAAAAACTAGAATTATCCATTAAAGATCTTGGAAAAATCACTCCTAAAGATAGTACAGAAATTAGCTCTGAATTACAAAAAGACATCAAATCTACTCTTTTGCAAGTTTCTAATCTAGCAAAAAATCTAGACAATGAAACCATACTCAATCAAACAAATCGCCTTATAGCTCAACTAGAGTTTAACCAACTCTTATCACTAGCCAATAATAGCATTCACACTTTCTTACCTTTCTTTTGGGATGATTTAGAAAAATCTAATGTAGTTTTTAAACGTGGGAAAAAAGACAAATTTTATGCGCAAATTAACCTTGAATTTGAAAAGCTTGGCAAAATTAATGTCTTTTTATCACTTAGCAATGACAAATATATTGATATAAACATGATGGTGGAAAATATCGATTTTAGAAAAAAACTCTATGAAAGAGCGCATGAGTTAAAAAAAGCTCTAGTTAAAGTAGGACTTTTAAGTTCAAACTTTTTTATCAGCGATATCGCAAAAAGCAAATTCCAAAACCAAGAAGAATATAATGACTTTAATATGGGTTTTGACACAAGGGCTTAA
- a CDS encoding pyridoxal phosphate-dependent aminotransferase yields MLSQRSQNLGESLTLVMTDIAKTLKANGEKVISFSAGEPDFDTPKIIKDAAIEAIENGCGAYTPVVGIKEVIEAIQFKFKNDNKLEYKPSEIITNVGAKHSLFMAIECLVEEGDEVIIPSPYWVSYPEMVKFAGGTPVFIEGEAKNGFKITPEQLQQAITPKTKVLMFNSPSNPTGAIYSKEEITALAKVLEGTKIVVLSDEIYEKLVYDGEFCAFAQVSEDALNRTVSINGLSKCGAMPGWRFGYMASKMSEFNNAVKKLQGQSTSNICSIIQHAALPALLGKADDDIEMMRQAFLKRRELACEILSRCDKLKLEQIPQGAFYLFISCKEVDGDSMRFCKRLLEEQKVALVPGIGFGMEGYFRLSYATNEKDIIEGCEKIVEFVKNY; encoded by the coding sequence ATGCTAAGCCAAAGATCTCAAAATTTAGGAGAATCCTTAACTTTAGTAATGACTGATATTGCAAAAACTTTAAAAGCAAATGGTGAAAAGGTGATCAGTTTTTCTGCAGGTGAGCCTGATTTTGATACCCCAAAGATTATAAAAGATGCTGCGATTGAAGCGATTGAAAATGGTTGCGGTGCTTATACGCCTGTTGTGGGCATAAAAGAAGTGATCGAAGCAATACAATTTAAATTTAAAAACGACAATAAATTAGAGTATAAGCCAAGCGAAATTATCACTAATGTAGGTGCAAAACATTCATTGTTTATGGCGATTGAGTGTTTGGTGGAAGAAGGAGATGAGGTTATTATACCAAGTCCATATTGGGTAAGCTATCCAGAAATGGTAAAATTTGCAGGTGGAACGCCGGTTTTTATCGAAGGTGAGGCTAAAAATGGTTTTAAAATTACTCCAGAGCAGTTGCAACAAGCCATCACTCCAAAAACTAAAGTTTTGATGTTTAATTCTCCTTCCAATCCTACAGGTGCTATTTATTCTAAAGAAGAAATTACTGCTTTAGCTAAGGTTTTAGAGGGCACTAAGATTGTGGTTTTAAGTGATGAGATTTATGAGAAATTAGTTTATGATGGAGAATTTTGTGCTTTTGCACAAGTAAGTGAAGATGCTTTAAACCGAACTGTAAGTATTAACGGACTTAGCAAGTGTGGTGCAATGCCAGGGTGGCGTTTTGGTTATATGGCAAGTAAAATGAGTGAATTTAATAATGCGGTGAAAAAGTTGCAAGGTCAAAGCACTTCAAATATATGTTCTATTATTCAGCATGCTGCTTTACCGGCTTTACTTGGAAAAGCAGATGATGATATTGAGATGATGAGACAAGCCTTTTTAAAACGTAGAGAATTAGCATGCGAAATTTTAAGTCGATGTGATAAATTAAAACTAGAACAAATTCCACAAGGTGCATTTTATTTGTTTATTTCGTGTAAAGAAGTAGATGGTGATTCGATGAGATTTTGCAAAAGATTATTAGAAGAACAAAAAGTAGCTTTAGTACCAGGTATAGGTTTTGGTATGGAGGGGTATTTTAGACTTTCTTATGCAACTAATGAAAAAGATATCATTGAAGGTTGTGAAAAAATCGTTGAATTTGTAAAAAACTACTAA
- the hemL gene encoding glutamate-1-semialdehyde 2,1-aminomutase, whose translation MKNNKKAFEEACEYIAGGVDSPVRAFASVGSNPLFIKQGKGAYISDIEENTYIDYVQSWGPLLFGHCDEDIEKACKKALEHGSSFGAPTLAETKLAKLILKDWPHLDKIRFVSSGTEATMSAIRLARGFTKKDKIIKFEGCYHGHSDSLLVSAGSGAATFNTPSSLGVLTDVAKNTLVAIYNDIDSVKNLINEDHNIACIIIEPIAGNMGLVPAKLEFLQELRKLCNEHQILLIFDEVMSGFRASYLGSFGINHIQADIVTFGKVIGGGMPAAAFAARAEIMDLLSPLGGVYQAGTLSGNPLAMAAGYASLKKARSYEGLYEKLEKLGKRLTQGFQEAANECNIPLQVNCVGSMFGFFFCENPVNNYQDALKSDTKLFAKFHAQMLSKGIYLAPSQFETGFICECMDKKIIDKTIQAAQESFKAL comes from the coding sequence ATGAAAAACAACAAAAAAGCTTTTGAAGAAGCTTGTGAGTACATCGCAGGTGGTGTTGACTCTCCTGTGCGTGCCTTTGCAAGTGTAGGCAGTAATCCTTTGTTTATCAAACAAGGAAAAGGTGCTTATATTAGCGATATAGAAGAAAATACTTATATAGATTATGTACAAAGCTGGGGACCTTTGCTTTTTGGTCATTGCGATGAAGATATTGAAAAAGCTTGCAAAAAAGCATTAGAGCATGGATCAAGCTTTGGTGCACCAACTTTAGCAGAAACCAAACTAGCTAAATTGATTTTAAAAGATTGGCCTCATTTAGACAAAATTCGCTTTGTAAGCAGCGGCACTGAAGCTACTATGAGTGCCATTCGCCTAGCAAGAGGATTTACTAAAAAAGATAAAATCATCAAATTTGAGGGGTGTTATCATGGACACTCTGATTCTTTATTAGTAAGTGCAGGAAGTGGTGCAGCTACCTTTAATACTCCAAGTTCTTTAGGTGTTTTAACCGATGTGGCTAAAAACACCTTAGTAGCAATTTATAATGATATTGATAGTGTTAAAAACCTAATCAATGAAGATCACAACATAGCATGCATCATCATAGAACCAATAGCAGGAAACATGGGGCTAGTGCCTGCTAAGTTAGAATTTTTACAAGAATTAAGAAAACTATGCAATGAGCATCAAATTCTTTTAATCTTTGATGAAGTTATGAGTGGCTTTAGAGCTTCTTATTTAGGTTCTTTTGGAATCAACCACATACAAGCTGATATAGTAACTTTTGGTAAAGTTATAGGCGGTGGCATGCCTGCGGCTGCTTTTGCTGCAAGAGCTGAGATCATGGACTTACTAAGTCCTTTAGGCGGAGTATATCAAGCAGGAACACTAAGTGGCAATCCGCTTGCAATGGCTGCAGGCTATGCTAGCTTAAAAAAAGCAAGAAGCTATGAAGGTTTATACGAAAAATTAGAAAAACTAGGCAAAAGACTTACCCAAGGTTTTCAAGAAGCGGCAAATGAATGCAATATCCCTTTACAAGTAAACTGCGTTGGCTCTATGTTTGGATTTTTCTTTTGTGAAAATCCTGTTAATAATTATCAAGATGCCTTAAAATCTGATACAAAATTATTTGCTAAATTTCACGCGCAAATGCTTAGCAAGGGCATATATTTAGCACCTTCTCAATTTGAAACAGGTTTTATTTGCGAATGCATGGATAAAAAAATCATCGATAAAACTATACAAGCAGCACAAGAAAGTTTTAAAGCCCTATGA
- a CDS encoding c-type cytochrome, which yields MKIILFLFFIVYGVWAEDFISPKEYQESLYKNPRGISCAKCHGDGGQQILGYYIKNGEKIPFIVPSIKNTPYARFREILVQPQEAKSIMPTYSLTDDEIKSLYRYITNNKRSKQ from the coding sequence ATGAAAATTATTTTATTTTTATTTTTTATAGTTTATGGTGTCTGGGCTGAAGATTTTATCTCCCCTAAAGAATACCAAGAATCCCTTTACAAAAACCCAAGAGGCATAAGTTGCGCAAAATGCCATGGCGATGGAGGACAGCAAATATTAGGTTATTATATTAAAAATGGAGAAAAAATTCCTTTTATTGTTCCTAGTATTAAAAACACTCCTTATGCGCGTTTTAGAGAAATTTTAGTCCAACCTCAAGAGGCTAAAAGTATTATGCCAACTTACTCTCTCACAGATGATGAGATCAAATCACTTTATAGATATATTACTAACAACAAAAGGAGTAAACAATGA
- a CDS encoding MFS transporter yields the protein MLSSKRTIRSLTALFLGMIFVFIGSALTVNSIAIILKHNQVSNFYIGVIGSCYFLGAMISTISAHRIVSKVGHIRSFGIFAIIFGIATMLHSLNSNLYFWMFLRFLLGFCYYALLMVIESWLNEKAKNAIRSRVIAFYEVVFYSSSGFGILLMSFDFPSDTVFILSASFIMFASIPLFLIRIKEPVLPQKTKISIPKIFDIVPLALVTSFIAGMLLNGFFSMASLFILIQGFGAKEASIFIFCTMLGGFISQLFIGTLSDKISRKFAIILCAFTALSAMLCILLLSYNIYLKYLFGFLLGMGMCCLYALSLARANDMLDDPSKRVELGRAVLFTYSFGALFAPAVLGTLMYYFEGNGFMYFYIILLAILILFAIDKPKFKKLTKFKRRPGNMVMLDDN from the coding sequence ATGTTAAGCTCAAAAAGAACGATTAGATCATTAACTGCATTATTTCTTGGTATGATATTTGTTTTCATAGGAAGCGCCTTAACGGTAAATTCTATAGCCATTATCCTAAAGCACAACCAAGTTAGCAATTTTTACATTGGAGTTATAGGGAGTTGCTATTTTCTTGGTGCCATGATTAGCACTATTAGCGCTCATAGAATAGTTTCTAAAGTTGGCCATATAAGATCTTTTGGAATTTTTGCCATCATTTTTGGTATAGCTACTATGCTCCATAGTTTAAATTCCAATCTTTATTTTTGGATGTTTTTGAGATTTTTACTTGGTTTTTGTTACTATGCACTTTTAATGGTTATAGAATCGTGGCTTAATGAAAAAGCAAAAAACGCTATTCGATCTAGGGTGATAGCCTTTTATGAAGTTGTATTTTACTCATCTTCAGGTTTTGGAATTTTACTTATGTCGTTTGACTTTCCAAGCGATACAGTGTTTATTTTAAGTGCAAGTTTTATTATGTTTGCTTCAATTCCTTTATTTTTAATTCGCATCAAAGAGCCGGTTTTACCTCAAAAGACCAAAATTTCCATTCCAAAAATTTTTGATATCGTGCCTTTGGCTTTAGTAACAAGCTTTATAGCAGGTATGCTTTTAAATGGATTTTTCTCTATGGCTTCTTTATTTATACTCATACAAGGATTTGGTGCAAAAGAAGCTTCGATTTTTATTTTTTGTACTATGTTAGGAGGGTTTATATCTCAACTTTTCATTGGAACCCTTTCTGATAAAATCAGTCGTAAATTTGCTATTATTTTATGCGCTTTCACGGCTTTAAGCGCTATGCTTTGTATTTTATTGCTAAGTTATAATATTTACTTAAAATATCTTTTTGGCTTTTTGCTAGGCATGGGAATGTGCTGCTTATATGCTCTTTCTTTGGCAAGAGCAAACGACATGCTTGATGATCCTAGTAAAAGAGTAGAGCTAGGCAGAGCAGTTCTTTTTACCTACTCTTTTGGTGCTTTATTTGCTCCTGCTGTGCTTGGAACTTTGATGTATTATTTTGAAGGAAATGGCTTTATGTATTTTTACATTATCTTATTGGCTATTTTAATTCTTTTTGCTATTGATAAACCAAAATTCAAAAAGCTTACTAAATTCAAAAGAAGACCTGGTAATATGGTAATGTTAGATGATAACTAA
- the tgt gene encoding tRNA guanosine(34) transglycosylase Tgt, giving the protein MEFEVQYKSANARACRIKTTHSEILTPIFMPVGTLAAIKSLDAVDMSEILNAKIILANTYHLYLRPGSKVVKQMGGLHGFSQFDGSFLTDSGGFQAFSLSKNSKPDEKGIQFKSHIDGSLHYFTPQSVLDAQYDFNSDIMMILDDLVALPASKERIELSLKRTIKWAKEAIDYHKLKQSQGVGVGQNIFGIIQGGTDFEARKICSQALCEMDFDGLAIGGLSVGEENQAMYDTVEAMMPYVDSNRPRYLMGVGTPEDLVENVARGVDMFDCVMPTRNARNGTLFTSFGKFNIKKAEFITDHAPIDHRCSCYTCRNFSRAYLNHLFKAKELTFFRLASIHNLHYYLDLVKQMREAIIKDEFENFRKEFYRLRTC; this is encoded by the coding sequence ATGGAATTTGAAGTTCAATATAAAAGTGCAAATGCTAGAGCTTGTCGTATAAAAACTACACATAGTGAAATTTTAACACCTATTTTTATGCCAGTTGGAACCTTAGCAGCGATTAAAAGTCTAGATGCTGTGGATATGAGTGAAATTTTAAATGCAAAAATTATTTTAGCAAATACCTACCATTTATATTTAAGACCAGGATCTAAAGTGGTTAAACAAATGGGCGGTTTGCACGGTTTTAGTCAATTTGACGGATCTTTTTTGACAGATAGTGGAGGGTTTCAGGCTTTTTCTTTAAGTAAAAACTCAAAGCCTGATGAAAAAGGAATTCAATTTAAAAGCCATATTGATGGAAGTTTGCATTATTTTACTCCGCAAAGTGTTTTAGATGCACAATATGATTTTAATTCAGATATTATGATGATCTTAGATGATTTAGTGGCATTGCCTGCAAGCAAAGAACGAATAGAACTTTCTTTAAAGCGCACTATAAAATGGGCAAAAGAAGCTATTGATTATCACAAGCTAAAGCAAAGTCAAGGTGTGGGAGTAGGGCAGAATATTTTTGGTATTATTCAAGGTGGTACTGATTTTGAAGCTAGAAAAATTTGTTCTCAAGCGCTTTGTGAGATGGATTTTGATGGCTTGGCTATAGGCGGTTTAAGCGTAGGAGAAGAGAATCAGGCTATGTATGATACGGTTGAAGCTATGATGCCTTATGTTGATAGCAACCGCCCTAGATACTTAATGGGAGTTGGTACACCTGAAGATTTGGTTGAAAATGTTGCAAGGGGCGTGGATATGTTTGATTGTGTGATGCCAACAAGAAATGCAAGAAATGGAACTTTATTTACAAGTTTTGGTAAATTTAATATAAAAAAAGCAGAATTTATCACCGATCATGCTCCTATAGACCATAGGTGTTCTTGTTATACATGTAGGAATTTTTCAAGAGCGTATTTAAACCATCTGTTTAAAGCTAAAGAATTAACTTTTTTTAGACTCGCGAGTATTCATAATTTACATTATTATTTGGATTTAGTAAAACAAATGCGTGAAGCCATCATTAAAGATGAATTTGAAAATTTTAGAAAAGAATTTTATAGACTAAGAACATGCTAA
- the folD gene encoding bifunctional methylenetetrahydrofolate dehydrogenase/methenyltetrahydrofolate cyclohydrolase FolD, producing the protein MTLLDGKKLSDEIKNNLKQEVIELKAQSIEPCLAVILVGEDPASATYVGSKAKACEQCGIKSLVYRLDVNTTQNELLALINTLNHDDSVDGILVQLPLPAHINKDIVLESINFNKDVDGFHPFNVGNLNLNLKGGFLPCTPLGVMKILKHYDIKLQGADVVVIGASNIVGRPMATLLLNANASVSVCHIYTKDLKAYTKNADIIIVAAGCPNLLKEDMVKEGVVVVDVGINRVDGKIVGDVDFENVSKKASYITPVPGGVGPMTIAMLLENTIKSAKNRIKK; encoded by the coding sequence ATGACACTTTTAGATGGTAAAAAGCTAAGCGATGAAATTAAAAACAATCTTAAACAAGAAGTTATAGAGCTTAAAGCCCAAAGCATAGAGCCTTGTTTAGCGGTGATTTTGGTGGGTGAAGATCCTGCTAGTGCAACTTATGTGGGCTCAAAAGCTAAAGCTTGTGAGCAGTGTGGGATTAAGTCTTTAGTTTATAGACTTGATGTAAATACAACTCAAAATGAGCTTTTAGCTTTGATTAATACTTTAAACCATGATGATAGTGTAGATGGAATTTTAGTACAACTACCATTGCCAGCGCACATTAATAAAGATATTGTTTTAGAAAGTATTAATTTTAATAAAGATGTAGATGGATTTCATCCTTTTAATGTTGGAAATTTAAACCTTAATTTAAAAGGTGGATTTTTACCATGTACACCTTTGGGTGTTATGAAAATTTTAAAACATTATGATATAAAATTACAAGGTGCTGATGTAGTTGTCATCGGCGCTTCTAACATAGTTGGTCGTCCTATGGCTACGCTTTTGTTAAATGCAAATGCAAGTGTAAGTGTTTGTCATATTTATACAAAAGACTTAAAAGCTTATACAAAAAACGCAGATATTATCATCGTAGCTGCTGGTTGTCCAAATCTTTTAAAAGAAGATATGGTTAAAGAAGGTGTAGTTGTAGTTGATGTAGGGATTAATAGAGTTGATGGTAAAATTGTAGGTGATGTTGATTTTGAAAATGTAAGTAAAAAAGCTAGCTATATCACTCCCGTACCAGGTGGCGTAGGGCCAATGACTATAGCAATGCTTTTAGAAAACACTATTAAATCAGCTAAAAATAGGATTAAAAAATGA